One genomic window of Stieleria sp. JC731 includes the following:
- a CDS encoding Trx7/PDZ domain-containing (seleno)protein, whose protein sequence is MKKVLALAVMVSFVLAIGNADCLAKDREEAVRGDKRRVEAEGFWMYNEIPGAIEKAKETGKPIVVVLRCLPCEECVKLDDELVDNDPVIRPLLEQFVCVRQVGTNGLDLNTFQYDTDQSWAVFFLNADKTIYGRFGTRSHRTEWYGDVSLKGLAKALQGALYLHKNLDRYQSALDGKRGEPLEVASPEQYPSLKDRYTDSLDYKGDVVKSCIHCHQIGDAQREYYWSSGKAIPDKVLWPYPHPKSLGMVMDPNEMATVKSVDPDSIAYQSGLREGDQIQRLDGQVLLSIADLQWVLHNVNPDGASVAMQINRNGNQESLTLDLPAGWRKAGDLSWRVSTWGLRRIGGGGMVIGDPQGDGLLVKNVGQYGKHRAAKDVGIRKGDILLSYDGRQFDREQDMLTYVVKEKRAGDKVDVKVRRGGKELTFRLPIQE, encoded by the coding sequence ATGAAAAAGGTCTTGGCTTTGGCGGTCATGGTGTCCTTCGTGCTTGCGATTGGTAATGCAGACTGTTTGGCAAAAGATCGTGAGGAGGCGGTGCGTGGCGATAAACGCCGCGTCGAAGCCGAAGGGTTTTGGATGTATAACGAAATTCCCGGTGCGATCGAAAAAGCAAAGGAAACCGGCAAGCCGATCGTTGTGGTGCTGCGTTGTTTGCCTTGCGAAGAATGCGTCAAACTGGACGATGAGCTTGTGGACAACGATCCCGTCATCCGACCCTTGCTGGAACAGTTTGTTTGTGTTCGCCAAGTCGGAACAAATGGATTGGACCTCAATACGTTCCAGTATGACACTGACCAGTCATGGGCTGTCTTCTTTTTAAATGCGGACAAAACGATCTATGGACGTTTTGGTACTCGATCTCACCGCACCGAATGGTACGGCGACGTCTCTTTGAAAGGCCTTGCCAAAGCCTTGCAGGGGGCGCTTTACTTGCACAAAAACTTGGACCGGTATCAATCGGCCTTGGACGGTAAACGCGGCGAACCGCTGGAGGTTGCGTCGCCGGAGCAGTATCCGTCGCTCAAAGATCGCTATACCGATTCGCTTGACTACAAAGGCGATGTTGTCAAAAGTTGCATCCACTGTCACCAGATCGGTGATGCGCAGCGTGAGTACTACTGGAGTTCCGGTAAAGCGATTCCGGATAAAGTCTTGTGGCCATATCCCCATCCCAAGTCGTTGGGGATGGTGATGGATCCGAACGAGATGGCAACGGTAAAGTCGGTTGATCCCGATTCGATCGCTTATCAAAGCGGGTTACGTGAAGGTGATCAGATCCAGCGTTTGGATGGACAGGTGCTGTTGTCGATCGCGGATTTGCAATGGGTTCTGCACAACGTCAACCCTGACGGAGCGTCCGTGGCGATGCAAATCAATCGAAACGGAAATCAAGAGAGCCTGACGTTGGATTTGCCAGCAGGATGGCGTAAGGCAGGCGACTTGTCATGGCGTGTTTCGACTTGGGGCCTGCGGCGAATCGGCGGCGGCGGAATGGTGATCGGCGATCCTCAGGGGGACGGCTTGTTGGTCAAGAATGTCGGCCAGTATGGAAAGCATCGCGCGGCTAAAGATGTCGGGATCCGAAAAGGCGACATCTTGCTTTCCTATGACGGACGTCAGTTTGACCGTGAGCAGGACATGCTGACCTACGTTGTCAAGGAAAAACGCGCTGGCGACAAAGTCGATGTCAAAGTCCGTCGCGGCGGCAAAGAGCTGACCTTCCGGTTGCCGATTCAGGAGTAG